A DNA window from Flavisolibacter ginsenosidimutans contains the following coding sequences:
- a CDS encoding sensor histidine kinase: MRLKLPEYSGKDYFVWAVTLLPFTMALNSIIFGSRYFTDGTIFLPTTLISAFVFTLDFTACGGIALLLRRRMPHEEQTSRRLFLMIFCFVDLSGVFLLTLFHGYEIFPSFNYTFNEKGFIWAYVCMAIINIFLTLLMEGISRYNNWRENLKETEQIKKTFTQSQLLGLKSQVNPHFLFNSLNTLSSLIQEDEGEAEVFLNEMSKVYRYMLRGDDEQLVTLQTEVKFIGSYTHLLEKRFGQSLQVKLCIEEEDLEKFLPPLSLQVLIENAFSQNSMTKAKPLVINVCSNSTNEIRVCNNRQPKMISNDMDIESGLDNLVAKYRLLNAASVVINDEETQRCISLPLLREKGGEA, from the coding sequence ATGAGACTGAAGCTTCCTGAATACAGCGGCAAAGATTACTTCGTGTGGGCCGTCACCCTCTTGCCGTTTACCATGGCGCTCAACAGCATTATTTTTGGCAGCCGCTATTTTACCGACGGAACCATTTTTTTACCCACAACGCTCATCTCCGCTTTTGTTTTCACGCTTGATTTTACAGCCTGCGGCGGCATTGCGCTTTTGCTTCGCCGCCGTATGCCGCACGAAGAACAGACCTCGCGGCGCTTGTTCCTGATGATTTTTTGCTTTGTTGATTTAAGCGGCGTGTTCTTGCTCACGCTTTTTCACGGCTACGAAATTTTTCCTTCCTTCAATTACACCTTCAACGAAAAAGGTTTCATCTGGGCTTACGTGTGCATGGCCATCATCAACATTTTTTTAACGCTGTTGATGGAAGGCATCTCCCGCTACAACAACTGGCGCGAAAACCTGAAAGAAACCGAACAAATAAAAAAGACCTTTACGCAAAGCCAGTTGCTTGGCTTAAAAAGCCAGGTAAACCCGCATTTTTTGTTCAACAGTTTAAACACGCTTTCCTCGCTCATTCAGGAAGACGAAGGCGAAGCGGAAGTTTTTTTAAACGAAATGAGCAAGGTCTATCGCTACATGCTGCGCGGCGACGACGAGCAACTCGTGACCCTGCAAACGGAAGTAAAATTCATCGGCTCATACACGCACTTACTCGAAAAACGTTTTGGTCAAAGCCTGCAAGTGAAATTGTGTATCGAAGAAGAAGACCTTGAAAAATTTCTGCCGCCTTTGAGTTTGCAGGTACTTATTGAAAACGCCTTCTCGCAAAACAGCATGACCAAAGCAAAGCCGCTGGTGATAAACGTTTGCTCAAACAGCACGAACGAAATCCGGGTGTGCAACAACCGCCAGCCCAAGATGATCAGCAACGACATGGACATTGAAAGCGGGTTGGACAACCTGGTGGCGAAATACCGGTTGCTGAACGCGGCCAGCGTAGTAATCAACGATGAAGAAACCCAACGCTGCATATCGTTGCCGCTGCTGCGAGAAAAGGGAGGCGAAGCATGA
- a CDS encoding sensor histidine kinase has protein sequence MMQELKPNRLQTYSFIASMPVIDFVLNFILYDNEIFHKSTIWLYSFPLIYFIGIGSWRAQVALQNWIQHRYPTLKQTRNRVERLLLLVIPTMSVSILFIFFLYDRFHIIDYSIKPNDLEYGLMVGFSVNLVFVTLFEVDYVVERMKESILEKESLKQEAMQHEFDSLKNQVNPHFLFNCFNTLSSLISEDKQRAEVFLNELSKVYRYLLRNNEDGLSTVENEIRFIRSYYGLLKTRHGEALQLTIEIDKRYHSYLLPSLTLQLLVENVVKHNVISKTYPLVIEIFTTAGNKLVVNNNLQRRTVKAPSNRVGLDNIKAKYELLNQKGFQVMEDGKNFTVVLPLIWNNANEAERWLLKETKYN, from the coding sequence ATGATGCAGGAATTAAAACCAAACCGTCTTCAGACTTACAGTTTCATCGCCTCCATGCCGGTCATTGACTTTGTGCTGAATTTTATTTTGTACGACAACGAAATCTTTCACAAAAGCACAATATGGCTTTACTCCTTTCCACTGATTTATTTCATCGGCATTGGATCGTGGCGGGCACAGGTGGCGCTGCAAAACTGGATTCAACACCGCTATCCAACGCTGAAACAAACCCGCAACCGCGTGGAGCGACTACTCTTATTGGTAATTCCGACCATGTCGGTCTCTATCTTGTTCATCTTTTTTCTGTACGACCGTTTTCACATCATTGATTACAGCATCAAACCAAACGACCTTGAATACGGCTTGATGGTGGGCTTTAGCGTGAACCTCGTTTTTGTAACGCTGTTCGAAGTGGATTACGTGGTGGAGCGGATGAAGGAAAGCATTTTGGAAAAAGAAAGCCTGAAGCAGGAAGCGATGCAACACGAATTTGATTCGTTGAAGAACCAGGTGAACCCGCACTTTTTGTTCAACTGCTTCAACACGCTTTCCTCGCTCATCAGCGAAGACAAGCAACGGGCCGAAGTTTTTTTAAACGAATTAAGCAAAGTCTATCGCTACCTGTTGCGCAACAACGAAGACGGCTTAAGCACGGTAGAGAACGAAATCCGTTTCATCCGTTCCTATTACGGTTTACTGAAAACGCGGCACGGCGAAGCTTTGCAACTCACCATTGAAATTGACAAACGTTATCACTCTTACCTGCTGCCTTCGCTTACGCTGCAACTGCTGGTGGAAAACGTGGTGAAGCACAACGTCATTTCCAAAACATACCCGCTGGTGATTGAAATTTTTACAACGGCTGGCAACAAACTGGTGGTGAACAACAACCTGCAACGACGCACTGTAAAAGCACCGAGCAACCGCGTGGGTCTTGACAACATCAAAGCCAAGTACGAGTTGCTGAATCAAAAAGGTTTTCAGGTAATGGAAGACGGCAAGAATTTTACCGTGGTGCTGCCGCTGATCTGGAACAACGCCAACGAGGCCGAACGCTGGCTTTTAAAAGAAACTAAATACAACTGA
- a CDS encoding LytR/AlgR family response regulator transcription factor has protein sequence MNILIVEDEELAVKKLQKTLAGVDPSANVVGVTDSIQGTVDWLQANNNADLILMDIELADGQSFEVFNQVEVRAPVIFTTSYDEYALKAFKVNSVDYLLKPVQTEDLQAALNKYKKLAGERKPDIQLESLMKQLQQQLQPKEYRKRFLVKHAQKLVSIDTDEIAYFYSDGRLNFFKTTDNKKFVVDYTMEELEDMLNPDKFFRISRSFYVSIEAIEKIDDYFGNRLILQLKPAVDKEALVSREKVSDFKKWMGK, from the coding sequence ATGAACATCCTTATTGTTGAAGACGAAGAACTGGCTGTAAAAAAACTGCAGAAAACCCTGGCCGGCGTTGACCCTTCTGCGAACGTGGTAGGCGTTACCGACAGCATTCAGGGCACGGTGGACTGGCTGCAGGCCAACAACAACGCCGACCTTATTCTGATGGACATTGAACTGGCCGACGGACAAAGCTTTGAAGTATTTAACCAGGTGGAAGTTCGTGCGCCGGTCATCTTCACCACTTCCTACGACGAATATGCGCTGAAGGCGTTTAAGGTTAATTCGGTTGATTATTTGCTGAAGCCTGTGCAAACCGAAGACCTGCAAGCGGCCTTAAACAAATACAAAAAACTGGCAGGCGAACGCAAGCCCGATATTCAATTAGAATCATTGATGAAACAATTGCAGCAGCAACTGCAACCCAAAGAATACCGCAAACGGTTTTTGGTGAAGCACGCCCAAAAGCTGGTATCCATTGACACGGATGAAATTGCTTATTTCTACAGCGACGGCCGCCTGAACTTTTTTAAAACCACAGACAACAAAAAGTTTGTGGTGGATTATACGATGGAAGAACTGGAAGACATGCTTAACCCCGACAAGTTCTTCCGCATTTCGCGTTCGTTTTACGTGAGCATTGAGGCCATTGAAAAGATTGACGACTACTTTGGCAACCGGCTCATTCTTCAGTTAAAACCGGCAGTGGATAAGGAGGCATTGGTGAGCCGCGAGAAGGTGAGCGACTTTAAAAAGTGGATGGGGAAGTAA
- a CDS encoding tyrosine-type recombinase/integrase, with protein sequence MRHSFATHLLEKGVAIHFIQDLLGHFSIKTTARYLHVTKEKLVNILSPLDDLWKDQREI encoded by the coding sequence TTGCGCCACAGTTTTGCCACGCATTTGCTGGAGAAGGGCGTGGCCATTCATTTCATTCAGGATTTATTGGGTCATTTCAGCATTAAAACAACCGCTCGGTATTTGCACGTAACGAAAGAGAAGCTGGTGAATATCCTCAGTCCTTTGGATGATTTGTGGAAAGACCAGCGTGAAATTTAG
- a CDS encoding TonB-dependent receptor — translation MNHAYNSKHHTVKKGFFFFFALFLLNVLHAQDAIEISGLVTGQDTKEALNGVTVSIKGTKTQTVTANDGSFKLRTKEKLPFTLLFTSVGFAPQEIRVNTLDSKLDVALATQTVLGNAVVITASRVRESILKSPVAIEKLDIKAIKESPAPSFYDALENVKGVQMTTSSLTFKVPNTRGFNIPNNFRFMQLVDGVDMQAATLGVPLGNAIGPTELDIQSVEITPGAASALYGMNAINGMANLLTKSPFTSQGLSVYQKTGINHVDGLDYSPSILTETSLRYAKAFNRFAFKLNFGYMQGTDWSSNTRLDQNTANLKSANPSFPELNGQFNTAFDGWNKYGDDALAGSNVVSIGGLTINGKNNQTLRVARTGYWEKDLINPKADNLKFDGSFYYKLKGGSELSYAYRVGKMDGVFQRGNKVQLDNVIVQNHKIEWKGSDFLIRSYVSLENTGDSYNVKPLADNLDLYSGGATDTKTATSWGTKYKNALLAYAAANGGALSSANLAAATQYARTQADASRVKPGTPEFDALKATIIKINNWDIKSSAIPDAPETGGAALLQMSRLYHTEAQWDLSKKVKVLDLLVGGDARIYELIPDGNNFVDFDRPIEERNKPEKDGSFGSNVYYRKFGAFTQATKTFFDQKLKLFGSLRYDYNPEFDPKFTPRLAAVYTIAQKHNIRFTYQQGYRFPSLFEALSYVNNGRVKRVGSLSYINQGLGYLENSYTQASVVNFNAAVSAAGNSDSAALASKGLLQVANLPKARPESIRSFEVGYKGVLFDNKVLIDLDAYANHYEGFLGQLQVYVPKGETVGSDAAVLAMLDRNRDATAATATTAASKGQDRYRVYTNAKNAYNNFGSALGVTYNLYKKFTVWGNVSYNKMEQASGTDIFATAFNTPEWFTNVSFGNREVVKNVGFNIVWHWQDAFLWESPLVTGDVDAYNTIDAQVNLRLPKLKSTVKAGGANILNHRYIQYAGGPTLGALYYVAITVDGILGK, via the coding sequence ATGAACCACGCATACAATTCAAAACACCACACAGTTAAAAAGGGCTTTTTCTTTTTCTTCGCTCTTTTTCTTCTCAATGTTTTACACGCACAAGACGCCATTGAAATTTCCGGTCTTGTCACCGGTCAGGACACGAAAGAAGCGCTGAACGGCGTAACCGTTAGCATCAAAGGGACCAAAACGCAAACCGTTACCGCCAACGACGGCTCTTTCAAACTGCGCACAAAAGAAAAGCTACCGTTCACGCTTTTGTTTACGTCGGTTGGCTTTGCGCCACAGGAAATTCGCGTCAACACACTTGACTCAAAACTCGACGTGGCACTGGCTACGCAAACCGTGTTGGGCAACGCCGTAGTTATTACGGCATCGAGAGTAAGAGAAAGCATTTTAAAATCGCCGGTGGCGATAGAAAAACTCGACATCAAAGCCATTAAAGAAAGTCCGGCCCCAAGTTTTTATGATGCATTGGAAAACGTGAAAGGTGTGCAGATGACAACGTCGAGCCTTACGTTTAAAGTGCCCAATACAAGAGGCTTCAACATTCCAAACAACTTTCGTTTCATGCAATTGGTGGACGGCGTGGACATGCAAGCGGCTACACTCGGAGTGCCGCTTGGCAACGCCATCGGTCCAACAGAACTCGACATTCAAAGCGTGGAAATCACGCCGGGTGCGGCTTCGGCGCTGTACGGCATGAATGCCATCAACGGCATGGCCAATCTTCTTACCAAATCTCCCTTCACCTCTCAAGGCCTGAGCGTTTATCAAAAGACCGGCATCAATCACGTTGACGGCCTTGATTATTCGCCGAGCATTTTAACTGAAACGTCTCTTCGTTACGCAAAGGCCTTCAACCGTTTTGCGTTCAAACTGAATTTCGGTTATATGCAGGGGACCGACTGGTCGTCGAACACACGCCTCGACCAAAACACGGCCAACCTGAAAAGCGCCAATCCTTCTTTCCCCGAACTGAACGGCCAATTCAATACGGCCTTTGATGGCTGGAACAAATACGGTGACGATGCGTTAGCCGGCAGCAACGTTGTTTCCATCGGTGGCTTGACCATTAACGGCAAGAACAATCAAACCTTGCGGGTAGCAAGAACCGGTTATTGGGAGAAAGATTTGATCAATCCAAAAGCGGACAACCTAAAATTCGACGGTTCGTTTTATTACAAATTGAAAGGCGGTTCGGAATTGTCGTATGCCTATCGTGTGGGCAAGATGGACGGCGTGTTTCAACGCGGAAACAAGGTGCAGTTGGACAACGTGATTGTGCAAAATCACAAGATCGAATGGAAGGGCAGCGACTTTTTAATTCGCAGTTACGTGTCGTTGGAAAACACCGGCGATTCGTACAACGTAAAGCCTTTGGCGGACAACCTTGACTTGTACAGCGGTGGCGCAACGGATACGAAAACCGCAACGAGCTGGGGAACAAAATACAAGAACGCCTTGTTGGCTTATGCGGCCGCAAACGGTGGTGCGTTATCCTCCGCCAACCTTGCCGCCGCTACGCAATACGCAAGAACGCAGGCCGATGCCAGCCGCGTAAAACCCGGTACGCCGGAGTTTGACGCATTGAAGGCCACCATTATTAAAATCAACAACTGGGACATTAAATCAAGCGCCATTCCCGACGCACCGGAAACCGGCGGCGCCGCGCTGCTTCAAATGAGCCGTTTGTATCACACCGAAGCGCAGTGGGATTTATCCAAGAAAGTGAAGGTGCTTGATTTGTTGGTTGGCGGCGATGCACGCATCTACGAACTCATTCCCGACGGAAACAATTTCGTTGACTTTGATCGTCCGATTGAAGAGCGCAACAAGCCGGAAAAAGACGGCAGTTTCGGCAGCAACGTTTATTACCGAAAGTTTGGTGCGTTTACGCAAGCCACCAAAACTTTCTTCGACCAAAAATTGAAATTGTTCGGCTCTTTGCGTTACGATTACAACCCGGAATTTGATCCAAAGTTTACGCCGCGCTTGGCCGCCGTTTACACCATTGCGCAGAAACACAACATTCGTTTTACGTATCAACAGGGTTATCGTTTCCCCTCGCTGTTTGAAGCCCTTTCGTACGTGAACAACGGCCGCGTGAAAAGAGTGGGCAGCCTTTCTTATATCAATCAAGGTTTGGGGTATTTGGAGAACAGTTACACGCAAGCGTCGGTTGTAAACTTTAATGCGGCGGTAAGCGCAGCGGGCAACTCCGACAGCGCAGCGCTGGCAAGCAAGGGCCTGTTGCAAGTTGCCAATCTCCCGAAGGCAAGACCGGAAAGCATTCGTTCCTTCGAAGTCGGTTACAAAGGAGTGCTGTTTGACAACAAAGTGCTCATTGATTTGGACGCTTATGCCAATCATTACGAAGGGTTTTTAGGGCAGTTGCAGGTTTACGTTCCCAAAGGCGAAACGGTTGGCTCCGATGCGGCCGTACTGGCCATGCTTGACCGCAACCGCGACGCAACGGCGGCAACCGCAACAACGGCAGCCAGCAAAGGCCAGGACCGTTACCGCGTTTACACGAACGCAAAAAATGCATACAACAATTTTGGTTCGGCGCTGGGTGTAACGTATAACTTATATAAAAAATTTACGGTGTGGGGAAACGTTAGCTACAACAAAATGGAGCAGGCAAGCGGCACAGATATTTTTGCCACGGCTTTTAATACACCGGAATGGTTTACCAACGTTTCGTTTGGCAACCGCGAAGTGGTGAAGAACGTTGGCTTCAACATTGTATGGCACTGGCAGGATGCGTTTCTGTGGGAGAGTCCTCTTGTAACGGGCGACGTGGATGCGTACAACACAATTGATGCACAGGTAAACCTACGCCTGCCGAAGTTGAAATCAACCGTAAAGGCTGGCGGCGCGAATATTTTAAACCACCGCTACATTCAGTATGCCGGTGGCCCAACCCTGGGCGCCTTGTATTACGTAGCGATAACGGTGGACGGTATTTTGGGAAAGTAG
- a CDS encoding TSUP family transporter produces the protein MLVQETNKLFPVFLKLEQLSILIVGGGNVGLEKLSAVLNNSPLTKIKLVATSINETIRDLAIDYPNIQLEERPFEESDVDGADIVIIGINDKSKSAEIALAAKSKNKLVNVADTPDLCDFYLSSVVQKGNVKIAISTNGKSPTVAKRLKEVLNDAIPAEINGVATNLSLIRENLNGNFEEKVKQLNELTKTLVSKQMTLEEVNKPGQKLWQKIVFLCLFAFVFMIIGHTVLSYVPFEKLIGSIKTIPQFIDTKMFLMMLLCGFLAQMTDGSLGMGYGTISTTFLLAIGVNPAIVSSRVHAARVFSSGVSGYSHHRFGNINKKLFKTLVIPGIVGAALGATVAYFGQKYSTYVRIPLSLYTVYLGFYILRKAFSKPTYETKVKRAGWLAATGGFMDAFAGGGWGTLVTSTLMSKRRSPRYVIGSVCLAEFFVVFVSSMVFFILLESLPLFDIAGLIIGGLIAAPIAARLVGKLPIKTMFILVGLLVMLTSCNTLWKAIGKLL, from the coding sequence ATGCTTGTGCAAGAAACCAATAAATTATTTCCCGTCTTCCTCAAATTGGAGCAACTCTCCATTTTGATTGTGGGTGGCGGAAACGTGGGACTGGAAAAGCTTTCGGCGGTTTTGAACAATTCGCCGCTCACAAAGATTAAGCTGGTTGCCACAAGCATTAACGAAACGATCAGAGATTTGGCGATTGATTATCCAAACATTCAACTGGAAGAAAGGCCTTTTGAAGAAAGCGATGTTGACGGCGCTGACATTGTCATCATCGGCATCAACGACAAAAGCAAAAGCGCAGAAATCGCTCTTGCCGCCAAGTCGAAAAATAAACTGGTAAACGTTGCCGACACACCCGACCTCTGCGATTTTTATTTAAGCTCCGTTGTGCAAAAAGGCAATGTGAAGATTGCTATCTCCACCAACGGAAAATCGCCTACGGTTGCCAAACGTTTAAAGGAAGTTTTGAACGACGCTATACCCGCGGAAATAAACGGCGTTGCAACCAATCTGAGTCTTATTCGTGAAAATCTTAATGGCAATTTCGAAGAAAAGGTTAAGCAGTTAAACGAGCTGACAAAAACCCTGGTGTCGAAGCAAATGACGCTTGAAGAGGTAAACAAGCCCGGGCAAAAGCTCTGGCAAAAAATTGTTTTCCTCTGCCTCTTTGCCTTTGTCTTCATGATCATCGGGCACACGGTTTTGTCTTACGTTCCGTTTGAAAAATTAATCGGCAGCATCAAAACCATACCGCAGTTCATTGACACGAAAATGTTTTTGATGATGTTGCTCTGCGGCTTTTTGGCACAGATGACTGACGGTTCGCTGGGCATGGGTTACGGAACCATTTCGACAACATTCTTGTTAGCAATCGGCGTTAATCCCGCTATCGTAAGCAGCCGCGTTCACGCAGCAAGAGTTTTCTCCAGCGGCGTTTCGGGTTATAGCCATCACCGCTTTGGCAACATCAATAAAAAATTATTCAAGACGCTTGTTATACCCGGCATCGTTGGTGCGGCGCTCGGTGCTACGGTGGCTTATTTCGGGCAGAAATATTCAACCTATGTACGCATACCGCTTTCGCTTTATACGGTGTATCTGGGCTTTTATATTTTGCGCAAAGCCTTTAGCAAACCAACTTATGAAACCAAGGTAAAGCGTGCCGGCTGGCTGGCCGCAACCGGCGGCTTTATGGATGCTTTTGCCGGCGGCGGTTGGGGTACGCTTGTTACGAGCACGTTGATGTCGAAGCGAAGAAGCCCGCGCTACGTGATTGGTTCGGTTTGTCTCGCCGAATTCTTTGTGGTCTTTGTCAGCTCGATGGTCTTTTTTATCCTGCTCGAAAGCCTTCCGCTTTTTGACATTGCAGGACTCATCATCGGCGGTTTGATTGCCGCGCCCATTGCCGCAAGACTGGTGGGTAAATTGCCCATTAAAACGATGTTTATTTTGGTAGGATTGCTGGTGATGCTTACAAGCTGCAACACGCTTTGGAAAGCCATTGGCAAATTGCTATAA
- a CDS encoding DUF2490 domain-containing protein, whose product MRGASRISFRLKSVSVITSRYAIALLMLSPTVLKAQRQTIYTNGVWLCHFGNIHLNNRLTIVSETELHLKQWVQRWNEQVLDLGLSDKLTDKWRVGAGLGLYRGAQYFDEFFFKNEWRGWQEVNYTLKGKWVFWQRMRVEERWIQGVKNGQKMNSYDYVTRMRYRTELQKPLRGGRVAPVIGNEFMASPGYWNSNRFLDQNRTWVGVNLKVSRTVALQTQYMKIFQWRANNTLEDQNIFRVNIVQHFNQKG is encoded by the coding sequence ATGAGAGGAGCCAGCCGCATATCGTTCCGTTTAAAATCGGTTTCCGTTATAACAAGCAGGTATGCAATTGCATTGCTGATGCTTTCGCCCACGGTATTGAAAGCGCAGCGGCAAACAATTTATACAAACGGAGTCTGGCTTTGTCATTTCGGAAACATTCATCTCAACAACCGGTTGACGATTGTATCCGAAACTGAATTGCACTTAAAACAATGGGTGCAACGGTGGAACGAGCAAGTGTTGGACCTCGGCTTGTCGGATAAGCTAACCGACAAGTGGCGTGTGGGCGCAGGCCTTGGCTTGTATCGCGGTGCACAATACTTCGACGAATTCTTTTTTAAAAACGAGTGGCGCGGCTGGCAGGAAGTAAATTATACACTGAAAGGCAAGTGGGTATTTTGGCAACGGATGCGTGTGGAAGAACGCTGGATACAAGGCGTAAAAAACGGACAGAAAATGAACAGCTACGATTACGTGACGCGGATGCGTTATCGCACAGAATTGCAAAAGCCATTGCGCGGAGGAAGAGTAGCGCCGGTGATTGGCAACGAGTTTATGGCCAGTCCCGGCTACTGGAACAGCAACCGTTTTCTGGATCAAAACCGCACCTGGGTTGGCGTAAATCTTAAAGTCTCCCGTACCGTTGCGTTGCAAACACAGTACATGAAAATTTTCCAATGGCGGGCAAACAATACCCTTGAAGATCAAAATATTTTTCGCGTGAACATTGTTCAACATTTTAATCAGAAGGGCTAA
- a CDS encoding NADPH-dependent assimilatory sulfite reductase hemoprotein subunit, with protein sequence MTEQKNLSGVEKIKQASMGLRGTLKESLLDELTGAVREHDHALTKFHGMYVQDDRDLREERAAQKLDKLYSFMIRMRIPGGLLTPEQWIGAHHIAGKYSTGVIKITTRQTIQLHGILKHNVKPTLKDFNLVGLDSIAACGDVNRNVIASSHPSISPLHAHIHGYARKISEAMRPKTRAYYEVWLDEEKLVETTEDDPLYQDRYMPRKYKVAIAIPPNNDIDVFSNDVALIAIIENEKLLGFNVAVGGGLGMTHGNAATYPRLATVIGFVPEEKLIETVYTIATVQRDYGNRSDRKLARLKYTVDNMGVEAFKAETEKRLGFSFEPAKSYTFTERRDHFGWEQSSDGNWHYTVFIENGRVTDDKNIKLKTALLKIAKTGKANFRFTTNQNLTLGDIAAEDKATIESILTEFKLIEHTDKASGIRRNAVACVALNTCPLAMAEAQRYLPTLLSKIELLLQKHNLLNEEISIRMTGCPNGCGRSTLAEIGFIGTSVGHYNLHIGGDRLGERLNVKYKDSLDEKAILEQLDELFGRYAANRINGETFGDFVIREKLVTS encoded by the coding sequence ATGACGGAGCAAAAGAATTTATCGGGTGTAGAAAAAATAAAGCAAGCCAGCATGGGCTTGCGTGGAACGTTAAAAGAAAGCCTGCTGGATGAACTGACCGGTGCGGTGCGTGAACACGATCATGCGTTGACGAAGTTTCACGGCATGTACGTGCAAGATGACCGCGACCTGCGCGAAGAACGTGCGGCGCAAAAGCTCGACAAGCTTTATTCGTTTATGATCCGCATGCGCATTCCGGGTGGATTGCTGACACCCGAACAATGGATTGGGGCGCATCATATTGCCGGCAAGTATTCAACCGGGGTAATAAAAATCACCACGCGGCAAACGATACAGTTGCACGGCATCTTAAAGCACAACGTGAAACCCACGCTGAAAGATTTTAATCTCGTTGGCCTTGATTCCATCGCGGCCTGCGGCGACGTAAACCGCAACGTAATTGCCAGTAGCCATCCCTCTATTTCGCCGCTGCACGCTCACATTCACGGCTACGCGAGAAAGATCAGCGAAGCCATGCGTCCCAAAACAAGAGCCTATTACGAAGTGTGGTTGGACGAAGAAAAGTTGGTGGAGACAACCGAAGACGATCCGCTGTACCAAGACCGTTACATGCCGCGCAAATACAAAGTGGCCATTGCCATTCCGCCCAACAACGACATAGATGTTTTCAGCAACGACGTTGCGCTGATTGCGATAATTGAAAATGAAAAATTGCTTGGCTTCAACGTGGCCGTTGGTGGTGGTTTGGGAATGACGCACGGCAATGCGGCAACTTACCCGCGACTGGCAACGGTGATTGGTTTTGTGCCCGAAGAAAAGCTGATTGAGACTGTTTACACAATTGCCACCGTGCAACGCGACTACGGCAACCGCAGCGACCGCAAACTGGCCCGCTTGAAATACACGGTTGACAACATGGGCGTTGAAGCGTTCAAAGCCGAAACAGAAAAGCGTTTGGGCTTTTCGTTTGAACCCGCAAAGTCTTACACGTTCACCGAACGCCGCGATCATTTTGGTTGGGAACAAAGCAGTGACGGAAATTGGCATTACACGGTATTTATTGAAAACGGCCGCGTGACCGATGATAAAAACATCAAGCTGAAAACAGCCTTGCTGAAGATTGCGAAAACAGGCAAAGCGAATTTTCGTTTTACAACCAATCAAAATCTTACGCTTGGTGACATTGCTGCTGAAGACAAGGCAACCATCGAATCTATACTTACCGAGTTTAAACTTATTGAGCATACCGATAAAGCAAGCGGCATTCGCCGCAACGCGGTGGCTTGCGTAGCCTTGAATACTTGTCCGCTTGCCATGGCTGAAGCGCAGCGTTATTTGCCTACGCTCCTTTCGAAGATTGAATTGCTTCTTCAAAAACACAATTTGTTGAACGAGGAAATCAGCATACGCATGACCGGTTGCCCCAACGGTTGCGGACGTTCAACGCTGGCGGAGATTGGCTTCATCGGTACATCAGTGGGCCACTACAATTTGCATATTGGCGGCGACAGGCTGGGAGAGAGGCTGAACGTAAAATACAAAGACAGTCTTGACGAAAAGGCCATTCTTGAACAACTAGATGAATTGTTTGGTCGTTACGCGGCCAATCGAATCAATGGCGAAACGTTTGGTGATTTTGTGATTCGGGAAAAATTGGTAACCTCGTAG